CGCGTAGCCCGCGCGCACGGACTGCGTGGCGGACGCGCTGGACGAAGCGGTGGGGGAAGAGGCGTTCATGAGGAGGACGGGGCCGAGCCGAAGCGGTGTGCCAGCAGGCCCCAGCGCAGGCCGCGGTCGCTCACGCGGCACGCATCCAGGCCCAGCGCCTTCACGGCTTCGCGCAGGATGAGGGCCCCCGCGGGGATGACGTCCGCGCGCTTGGGCTGCAGGCCCGGCAGCGCCCGTCGCGCGTCCAGCGGCAGGCCGCACAGCATGTCCGTGAGCGCGTCCAGCTCGCCCCGGGACAGCGTGCCGCCGTGGACCGCCTCCGCGTTGTAGGTCGCCATCCGGTGCTGCACGGCGTACAGCGTCGTCACCGTCCCGGCCACGCCCACCAGCATCGCGGCTGGCGGAGGCGGAGGCAGCGCGGAGAAGGTGTCGCGCAGATGCGCCTCGATGGCGGCGCGCTCGTCCGGGGACAGCGGGTCGGTGCGCACGAAGCGCTCGGTGAGCCGCACCGCGCCCACGTCGAAGCTGTGGCGGAAGGCCACGGTCCCGGCGTCACTGCCGTAGATGAACTCCGTGGACCCGCCGCCAATGTCCACGACGAGCAGCGGACCCGCCGCGTCCCCGGCGAAGTCCTGGGCCACCGCGGCGAAGGACAGCTGCGCCTCCATCTCCCCGGGGATGATCTCCACCGTCACGTCCGCGCGGGCCTTCGCGGCGGCGATGAAGTCCGCGCCGTTCTTCGCGTCGCGCGCGGCGCTGGTGGCGGACACCGCGATGCCCTCGGCGCCCAGCTCGCGGGCCTCGTTCGCGAAGGCGACCAGCACGGACAGCGTGGCCTCCATTCCGTCGGAGGAGAGCACGCGGCTGGTGTCCACGCCCCGGCCCAGCCGGGTGATTTCGGCGCGTTCCACCACGGCCTGGAAGCGCCCGTCCGGCAGGCGGTCCGCGACCAGCAGCAGCACGGAATTGGTCCCGATATCGATGGAGGCGAAGCGCGGCATGCGGCGCACACTACTCAACGCAGCAGCGCTTCCAAAGCGTCCCCCAGGGCCTCGTAGTCCGCCGGGGTGTTGTACAGCTGCGCGGACAGCCGCAAGTGCCGCCGGGGCGCCCGGGGCCACGGGGTGACGGGGACCTCGATGTGGTGTGCATCGAACAGGCGCACATGCAGCGGGTCCAGGTAGAGCGGAGGCTCGGGGCGCTCCGGGAAGCCGTCCGGCAGGGCGACGCACGCCATGCTGCCCACCATTGACTCCGGGCAGAGCGGGGCCGCGTTGCCCAGCCGCGCGTCCAGGCGCTTGCGGGCGGCCAGCACCTTCGCCCGGTTGGACGCCATCACCTCCGGCCACCCGCCCGGCACCAGCCCCCCGATGACGCGCAGCGCGGTGGGGATGCAGAGGAAGGGCGTCGGGTCGTGCGTGCCCGTCCAGTCGAACTCCAGCCGGAAGCGCGAGCGGTCCGTGCGCGGCGAGTTGTGCCCGTGGCTCACCACCAGCGGCTTCAGGGCCGGCTGCAGGTCCCGGCGGACGTAGAGGAACGCGGCGCCCTTGGGCGCGCACAGCCACTTGTGGCAGTTGCCGGTGTAGTACGCCGCGCCCAGCTCCCTCAGCTGGAGGGGCACCATGCCCGGCCCGTGGGCCCCATCCACCAGCGTCTCCACGCCCCGCTCGCGCAGTCGGCGCACCAGCTCCGCGAGCGGCAGCACCAGCGCCGTCTGGCTGGTGATGTGGTCCACCAGGAGCAGCCGCGTGCGCGGCGTGACCTGCGCCATCACCGCGTCCACCACCGCCTCCGGCGAGGTCACGGGCCAGGGCAGCTTCGCCACCACCACCTTCGTGCCCAGCGCGGCGCAGGCCACGTCCAGCGCGTTCTTGGACGCGTTGTATTCGTTGTCGGTGGTGAGCAGCTCGTCACCCGGCTGGAAGCGCAGGCCGCGCAGCACGGTGTTCACGCCCGTGGTGGCGTTGGGCACGAACGCCACGTCGTCCGCGTCCGCGCCCACGAAGGCCGCGAGCGCGGCGCGCGCTTCATCCAGCAGCGCTTCCACCTCGCGGCCCAGGAAGCGCACGGGCTCGGATTCCAGGCGTGCTCGCAGCTCGGACTGGTGCTGGAGCACCGCCGTGGGGCACGCGCCGAACGAGCCGTGGTTGAGGAAGACGACCTGCGGATCCAAGCCCCAATGGGAGCGGAGGGGAGCGCTCATGAAGTGCGCAATGCACTCCGGCGCGTCCCCCCTGTCAACGGCACCCCCGGTGCGACGACTACTTCGCCGCCGGAGCGGAGCCCCAGTCCGGGGTCAGCCAATTCCCCTTCTCCATGGGGAGCGGCAGCTGGTTGTTGCCGTCGGAGGTCATCACGAACAGGTGCGCGCCGCCGATGCGGTTGGAGCTGAACATGATGAGCCGGCCGTTGGGGGAGAAGGTGGGCTCCTCGTTGTTGCCCTGGTCCTGCGTGAGGCGCGTCACCTTGCCCGTGTCCACGTTGACGGTGAACAGGTCGAACGCGTTGCGCTCGTCGCGGGCGGTGAAGGCGATGAGGTCCCCGCGCGGCGACCAGTCCGGCGTCTGGTTGTAGTTGCCCTGGAAGGTGAGCCGCTTCACCCCGGAGCCATCCGCGCCCATGACGTACACCTGCGGGCTGCCGCCCCGGTTGGACACGAAGGCGATGCGCTTGCCGTCCGGCGACCAGGTGGGGCTGGTGTTGAGGCCGTAGGGCGTGTCGGTGATGGCCTTGGCGCCGGAGCCGTCCGCGGCGGCGATGTAGATCTGCGCGCTCTCACCCTCCGCCAGCGCGTACGCGATGCGCTTGCCGTCCGGCGAGTACGCCACGCCCGTGGCCATCTGCCCGTCCGTCACCAGCGGCTTCGCCTCGCTGCCCGGCGTCTGCACGTAGATGTCCGGGCGGTTCTTCCGGTAGGACGTGAAGGCCACCTGGCCGGACGGGCTGAGCGTGGGGAGGATGTGCGTGCCGCCCTTGGTGAGCGCCTGCGCGTTCATGCCGTCCCAGTCCGCCACGAACACGTCGCGGTTGGCGCCCGCCTTGCGCACGTAGGTGATGCGCGACAGGAAGGGGCTCGCCTCGCGGGTGAAGTGCCGGTAGAGCGCGTCCGCCAGCGCGTGCGCCAGCTGCCGGGGCTCGTTGGCCGGCGCGTCCTTGGCCACCTTCAGGTCCTCGTGGCCCGTGGCCACGCTGAACAGGCGCAGCTCCCCGCGCAGCGCGCCGCCGTCCTGCGCGAGAGACACCTTCACCAGCGACTCCGCGCCCACGTCCGCCCAGCGGCTGAAGTTGATGCTGCCCGCGGTCATGCCCTCCTTCGCGTCGGCGGTGAAGCCCGCGCGGTCCAGCACCTGGAAGATGCCGGAGGCGGCCAGGTCGTACGTGAAGGCGGTGTCGAACGTCTGGGCGGTCTTCTTGTCCGCGCCGTCCTGCACCACGGGCGCGGGGGCCGCGAGCGGCAGCGGGCGGAAGTTCGCGCCGGAGATTTCGATGACGGGCGCCTGCGCCAGGACCAGCGCGGGGACGAGGAGGAGCGACAGCAGGAAGGCTTTCATGGGCTGAACACCAGGACGACGCCGTTCTTCTGGAGCGCGTCGCGAAGCGCATCGGGGGGAGGAGAGAAGGGAGAGGCCTTGCGCACGGCGGCCACCACCGCCGCGTCGAACAGCTCGTTGCCACTGGCCTTGGCCAGGCTCACGTCCAGCACTTCACCCGCGCGGCCCAACCGCATGGCCACCTGCGCCTTGAGGTACAGGCGCTCCGCGTCGGGGATGGTGTCCGCCACGTTGTAGTGGCGGCGCACCTGGGACTTCAGCAGCCCGTAGTACCGCTCGCCCTCCGCGGTCGCGGAGTCACCGTCGGGGTCGCCGTCCTCGGCCCCCTCCAGCTCCTCCGGCTCGCTGGGCTTCGCGGACTTGTCGAACGCGCCGAACAGCTTCTTGCGCCGGTCCTCCGCGGTCGCCTCGCCCTTCTGGGGCGCGGGCGCGGGGGCGGGCTTCACGCCGGGCACCGCCACCGCGGTGGGGGAGGGCGCGGGCGCGTCCGTCGGGGGCGTGGGCGTGGGCTTCGCCACGACCTCCTTGGGCGGAGGCTGCGCGACCTCCTTGCGAGGCAGCAGCTTCGGGTCGCGCGGCTTGCCCAGCCGCACCAGCGACGCGTTGATGGGCTTCTGGTCCAGGTTCAGCTTCGGCGCGGACGTGAAGCGCGCGTAGAGCAGCGCCGCCGCGAGCACCGCCACGTGCCCGCCCACGGAGAAGGCCACGAAGCGCGACAGCCGCGTGGGCCGCGTCACCAGCAGGCTGTGATTCACCGCGGAGCTCATGGGCTAGCGCTTCGCCTCCTTGGGCTTGCCCTTGCCGCTGGGGGCGGCGGGCGCCTTCCCGGAGTTGGACGTCTTGCCCCCCGGCGCCGGTTCCGTGATCATCCCCACGTTGGCGATGCCCGCGCGCTGCGCCGCCGCCATCACCTCCACCACCACGCCGTAGGGCACGTCCCGGTCCGCGTGGAGGTAGACCTCCTTGTCCGCCTGCGCCTTGGCGTTGGCGGCGAGCTTCGTCTCCAGCTCCTCCAGCGGCACCTCCGCGTCCCCGATGTAGACCTTGCGCCCCGCGTCGATGGAGAGGACGACCTTCTTCTCCGCCGCCTCCACCGGGGCCGCCTTCGTCTCCGGGAGGTTCACCTTCACGCCCTGCTGGATGAGGGGCGCCGTCACCATGAAGATGATGAGCAGCACCAGCATCACGTCCACCATGGGCGTGACGTTGATCTCGCTCATGGTGGTGCGGCCACCGCCGCCCTTTCCTCCGCCCATGCCCATGTGGTGGGTCCCCTAGCGGAAGAAGTGCCGCTTGATGATGTTGAGGAAGTCCGCGGAGAAGTTGGACATCTCCGTGTCGAAC
This Corallococcus silvisoli DNA region includes the following protein-coding sequences:
- a CDS encoding aminotransferase class V-fold PLP-dependent enzyme, with the translated sequence MSAPLRSHWGLDPQVVFLNHGSFGACPTAVLQHQSELRARLESEPVRFLGREVEALLDEARAALAAFVGADADDVAFVPNATTGVNTVLRGLRFQPGDELLTTDNEYNASKNALDVACAALGTKVVVAKLPWPVTSPEAVVDAVMAQVTPRTRLLLVDHITSQTALVLPLAELVRRLRERGVETLVDGAHGPGMVPLQLRELGAAYYTGNCHKWLCAPKGAAFLYVRRDLQPALKPLVVSHGHNSPRTDRSRFRLEFDWTGTHDPTPFLCIPTALRVIGGLVPGGWPEVMASNRAKVLAARKRLDARLGNAAPLCPESMVGSMACVALPDGFPERPEPPLYLDPLHVRLFDAHHIEVPVTPWPRAPRRHLRLSAQLYNTPADYEALGDALEALLR
- a CDS encoding Ppx/GppA phosphatase family protein, whose amino-acid sequence is MPRFASIDIGTNSVLLLVADRLPDGRFQAVVERAEITRLGRGVDTSRVLSSDGMEATLSVLVAFANEARELGAEGIAVSATSAARDAKNGADFIAAAKARADVTVEIIPGEMEAQLSFAAVAQDFAGDAAGPLLVVDIGGGSTEFIYGSDAGTVAFRHSFDVGAVRLTERFVRTDPLSPDERAAIEAHLRDTFSALPPPPPAAMLVGVAGTVTTLYAVQHRMATYNAEAVHGGTLSRGELDALTDMLCGLPLDARRALPGLQPKRADVIPAGALILREAVKALGLDACRVSDRGLRWGLLAHRFGSAPSSS
- the tolR gene encoding protein TolR, with amino-acid sequence MGMGGGKGGGGRTTMSEINVTPMVDVMLVLLIIFMVTAPLIQQGVKVNLPETKAAPVEAAEKKVVLSIDAGRKVYIGDAEVPLEELETKLAANAKAQADKEVYLHADRDVPYGVVVEVMAAAQRAGIANVGMITEPAPGGKTSNSGKAPAAPSGKGKPKEAKR
- a CDS encoding DPP IV N-terminal domain-containing protein encodes the protein MKAFLLSLLLVPALVLAQAPVIEISGANFRPLPLAAPAPVVQDGADKKTAQTFDTAFTYDLAASGIFQVLDRAGFTADAKEGMTAGSINFSRWADVGAESLVKVSLAQDGGALRGELRLFSVATGHEDLKVAKDAPANEPRQLAHALADALYRHFTREASPFLSRITYVRKAGANRDVFVADWDGMNAQALTKGGTHILPTLSPSGQVAFTSYRKNRPDIYVQTPGSEAKPLVTDGQMATGVAYSPDGKRIAYALAEGESAQIYIAAADGSGAKAITDTPYGLNTSPTWSPDGKRIAFVSNRGGSPQVYVMGADGSGVKRLTFQGNYNQTPDWSPRGDLIAFTARDERNAFDLFTVNVDTGKVTRLTQDQGNNEEPTFSPNGRLIMFSSNRIGGAHLFVMTSDGNNQLPLPMEKGNWLTPDWGSAPAAK
- a CDS encoding cell envelope integrity protein TolA, whose translation is MSSAVNHSLLVTRPTRLSRFVAFSVGGHVAVLAAALLYARFTSAPKLNLDQKPINASLVRLGKPRDPKLLPRKEVAQPPPKEVVAKPTPTPPTDAPAPSPTAVAVPGVKPAPAPAPQKGEATAEDRRKKLFGAFDKSAKPSEPEELEGAEDGDPDGDSATAEGERYYGLLKSQVRRHYNVADTIPDAERLYLKAQVAMRLGRAGEVLDVSLAKASGNELFDAAVVAAVRKASPFSPPPDALRDALQKNGVVLVFSP